A genomic segment from Canis aureus isolate CA01 chromosome 4, VMU_Caureus_v.1.0, whole genome shotgun sequence encodes:
- the MFAP3 gene encoding microfibril-associated glycoprotein 3 produces the protein MKPHCCLFTLVVSVTVPAAFVLEDVGFNEMAPLGTNNSSFNSSFPPSFEHSAGSHSGDDVIIAKEGTSVSLECLLTVNHYEDVRWYNSKGQQLDGRGRGGKWLISDNFLNITSVVFDDRGLYTCFVTSPIHASYSVTLRVIFTSGDMSVYYMIVCLIAFTITLILNVTRLCMMSSHLRKTEKAINEFFRTEGAEKLQKAFEIAKRIPIITSAKTLELAKVTQFKTMEFARYIEELARSVPLPPLILNCRAFVEEMFEAVRVDDPDDMGERIKERPALNAQGGIYVINPEMGRSNSPEGDSDDGSLNEQGQEIAVQVSVHLQSETKSIDTDSQDSSHFSPPDDLGSAESNSYSKDGTYESRQL, from the exons ATGAAGCCACATTGTTGTCTCTTCACTTTAGTGGTGAGTGTTACTGTGCCAGCAGCTTTTGTTTTGGAAGATGTTGGCTTCAACGAAATGGCCCCACTGGGAACAAATAATAGTTCCTTCAATTCATCATTTCCTCCAAGCTTTGAGCACTCAGCAGGTTCCCACTCAGGGGACGATGTCATCATAGCCAAAGAAGGAACTAGTGTTTCACTCGAGTGTCTTCTCACAGTCAACCACTATGAAGATGTCCGTTGGTACAACTCAAAAGGCCAGCAACTggatggcagaggcagag GTGGAAAATGGTTGATTTCTGATAACTTCCTGAATATCACCAGTGTAGTCTTTGATGACCGAGGGCTCTATACATGCTTTGTCACCTCTCCAATCCATGCCTCCTACTCTGTCACCCTTCGTGTTATCTTCACCTCGGGAGACATGAGTGTCTACTACATGATTGTTTGCCTGATTGCCTTTACAATCACACTCATCTTGAATGTTACACGGTTGTGCATGATGAGCAGCCATCTTCGTAAGACTGAGAAGGCTATCAATGAATTCTTCAGAACTGAAGGGGCTGAGAAACTTCAAAAGGCCTTTGAGATTGCAAAGCGCATCCCCATCATCACTTCAGCCAAGACTCTAGAACTCGCCAAAGTCACACAATTTAAGACGATGGAGTTTGCTCGTTATATTGAAGAACTGGCAAGAAGTGTCCCTCTTCCACCCCTTATTCTAAACTGCCGGGCCTTTGTTGAGGAGATGTTTGAGGCTGTGCGAGTGGACGACCCTGATGACATGGGagaaagaattaaagagagacctgCCTTGAATGCTCAAGGTGGCATTTATGTCATTAACCCAGAGATGGGCCGGAGTAATTCACCAGAAGGAGATTCAGATGATGGTTCTCTGAATGAACAAGGCCAGGAGATAGCAGTTCAAGTTTCTGTCCACCTCCAGTCAGAAACCAAAAGTATTGATACAGATTCCCAAGACAGCAGTCATTTCAGCCCACCTGATGATCTAGGATCTGCTGAATCAAACTCTTACTCCAAAGATGGGACGTATGAAAGCCGTCAGCTGTGA